AGTTATAATTAATccattatctttttcatgaGGAGGTAATTTCTGCTTTGATGGCCTACCAATAATTgaaacaagaaattttaGCTTTAAATCAAAGTTTCGCAATTTGAATAGCCACAACACCTGTTGGACATCTTTAATACTCATTGCTTTCTGCCTGGACATCCGAAGAATTTTCCCTTCTCTTTCATTCGTCATTAAAGGCAAAATGACTTTAGATTTGAACTTTGGGTATTCCGAAGAATAatctttaatatattcGGGATCTTTGTGAAGGgatttctctttattttttgaagttttcaattttctcttccttgTATTTTTGTCGGCATATATACCAGGAAGGTTATTATTACCTTTTGACGATGTAATATCCTCGATTCTAAACATATCAAACTTAAACTTACGATTCTTACCACCTGCATACTGATAAATTGTTGGAGCGGGCTTAGGTGGAACCACCTTTGTGGTGAGCGAAGGAATAACTGAACTTATTGAGACAGTATTTTGTGCAATGGGTTCAATTTTAATAGCcaattcatcatcattttgcAGATTAAATATGCTGTTATCTTGACTTCGCTTCAAAATTTTAGTTTGCGAAGCCCCTATGCTATTGGATTTACTTTCTTCCGTTAAGGGTGAATATATTGAGTCCAAGTCCAATACGATCTCCGACAGTGGGAGTGATTGGGAGGAAAGGCTCTCATTATAAATATTGTATTCAGTTGTTAATGAATGCCCAGTCATTGGTGGAATATATCTTAAATCAGCTTGATTCCCTCCATCTGTAATTGATGAAACAACAGGATTTACTGCAATACTTTGAAACAGAGCACCATTCTCACACGAGCAAAACGCAGAATGCGCTGTTGATGTATCACGATGAAGCAAGCAAGATGGATCAGTCGAACGTTTCAAAAAATCTCTTGGAATTTCATGTGAATTTAATTCAGGAAAAGCAGTAAAACTATTAGAAGATGGAGGTGGCGGGGTTCCACCTGCAACATTTTCTGGTATTACTGCATTTTGAGAAGTATTGCCAGATGTCGACCAATCGGTATCAGAATGACACCGGATGTAAGAAGAATTATCTAACAAGGCTTGGGGtaaaaatgttgaagattGCTTTTTATGGTCAATTAAGGTTCCACTTGAGTCATTTTTTAACAAACCAATAGGATCGGAGGAGTTTTCTATCACTCTCTCAATATCTGGGATATTGGATGAACATGAAGACATTGAAACAAAATACTTGATAGTctgaagataaaataatagCCAGAcctttatatttatttggaATGTTGGCTACAGACCTAAATGCAATGAATGAAAGGGAAATTGGCATACAAGATAGAGGAGAAGACGAAAATTTTAAATAATGGAGCTTCTCAAATATGACAAAGGAAATAATAGCACCGTTTTAGGACATGTGTACTAAAACTATTCATTTCATATAGACGCACAAAGATGTGTATATTGCATAAAATTTGAACACATTGATTCAGTATTTATGTAGGATACGCATGACTTACTATGAACAAATCAAGAAGACAAGGGTGAATACTCctaaagaggaaagaaattaaatcCCTCGAAGGAGGTGctgaaataataattttttttttaaaaagtTGAGCAATAGCTATACATCAAAGTAAGTAGGCAAGGAAAAAACGGGTTAAAATGATCtgtataaaaaaagaatatgaCTTTATAGAACTTGCCCATGACTGTCATATAGTCTGTTCAAAAATCCTTTCCAGAAGAAACTGCCAAAGTATCTTGTCTGTCTATGTATTTATTCATTGCATCTagaaaaagatatataaataaatgtgaCCAGTTAGATAAAACACTTAATCGGAGAATACATTGTTTCATTCACTAACAGAAATACAGGAAAGTAGTAGTTTAATTTTACCTAACTTAGTCATAGCCTGAGCCAACTTAGAAAATAAACTTACGTAAGCAGACCTTTTTTTGAGATTCTTCGCTGTCTCTCAATTTTTACTATTTTCCCCTTTCTCGTCCAAtaagaagtaaaaaaaattgttaaATTCGCGGCCTGGAAGTTGAAAATGTAACTTGAGAAGaagctaaaaaaaagtaaaagcaGTGAGGTTATTATTGATCAATTGCTGACTACGGCAAGAATACAACCTGACAATCTAGTATTCAAGTGCAGTTTCTTATCTGCTTTTTGAACGGAACAAGCAACATTAAATATCGCAGGATGTCGTTCATTTTTAGAAGAAGTTTGTCGACTTTGATTCCACCAAAGATTGCTTCTCCAGCAGTAAGTTGCCTTTCAGGATATTCTTTGCAGTTTTAAACACTAAGCACTTCAAAATATCCAGACCAACTCTATGGATGTGTTAAAACACAAAGTGACTGGTTGAGATACCTTGAGGAAAGTATAGAAAGTATTAGTGAAATCCATACACGTGGGCGGATGGCCGATACATCAAATTAGCGGTATTCATTATTCACATTTTGAGACTTTCATCGTTTTTTGACTAGCTACCTATAAAGGGTTCTTCttattatattaaattGGGTGGACTTATACTAACATGTGATACCAATTATTTAGAACCTTGGCTCAAATCCGGCTGCTAAAAGAATGCAGAATATTGTTTCGTTCTACTCAAAACTTCCAAGAGGACACGCTCCTACACCAGTGGCAAAGACACTTTTTGCCAAATACAGAGAAAAGTACAGAAACACCGGAAAACCAGTGTTCCACGTTACAATGGCTCTTTTGATTTCTGGATATGCATTGAATTACTACTTTGTGTTCCGTCATGAGAAGGGAGAGGAAGGCCTATAAGCGCCGTTTTCTATGATGGAATATCCACTTTCATTAGTTGGCGGATGCCAGGTATATTATTCACATTTTATGTTATTTTGCAATTCCTTCATGCTCAAGGGCCCAGTATGTATTTACAAATTCCAATACAAATTcagaaatatataaatataagCCAACATGCTGTAttcgaaaaataaatctatAGAAACGTAAGTATGTACACGATAACCAACGATCGTTTGATCCGTaaaatttatttacatATATTCAGCATTTCCTTGAAGTCGGTGACCTTTTCCATCGGCTTACCAGACTCCTTacctttcattttctcgaAAGCCTCGATTGTTGTCCAATCATCCCAGTTGACAACATTTACATTCCTCTTACCTAATAGCTCTTCCGTAACCTTACGACCGGGTTTGTCTATATTATTGTTCTTAGCATTAAGCTGCTCCTGTATAATTTCAGCTAGTAAACCGCTTGTCATGACAGTCGAGTTAATATTTCCCCTTGAACCATTTGCAACCCAGCCCACGCAATAAGAATCGTTTCTTCCGATAACCTTTCCATCTACATTCGGAATCactccttttttctcatcGAACGGTATTCCAAGCTTTTTGAATTCGGGTAAAGGTTTGCATTTATATCCGATTGATGGAATCACTAATTGACAATTTATCGAACTGAAACCTTCTGTAGGAGTTATGATAGATCTATAACTGCGGGTATTTGGAATACGCTCAATCTTTATAGAATTATCTCTGAAAATAACCTCTTCCAAGAGTTCTGGATCAGCACGGTTCACTTTGAATCCGATTGGGCTTTTCAAGTAATCCAAATACCAGACTCTTCTTGGGGTTTTGCCAcctgcattttctttctccaacAACCCTTTATACTTATTAACCAACGAAAGCCGTCTTTTGTCCACTCTCCCAAGTTTTAAATCTTGAAGTGTGACAAACTTCTGTTTAGGCCAACCTCCAAAATACACACCTTCCTTATACAATTCAAAAAGTTCTTTGAACTCCTTATTGGTGAACTTACTTTCCAGGAAGCCTTTACGGGCAACAATAGTCACCTTCTCAACTTTTGATTTCCTCAACTGCTCAATCGCATGCCTGGATATGTCTGTCATCTTCCAATGAGACTCTATAGGTGCCAAGAGAACTCTCGCAATATCAATTGCAACATTACCATTTCCAATAATGACTACGCTTTTAACTTTATCCAAGGGAGGATCAAGGTCCTTGTATTCAGGACTGCCATTATACCAACCGACAAATGCCTTAGAATTAATTATACCAGGGTGATCATCCTCTCCAGGTATTCCAAGCttattctctttatttGAACCGTATGCATAAACAACAATATCATAGTTGTCATAAAGCTCTTTTAACTTTAAATCAATCCCAACAGTTACATTTCCGTAATATTTGAACCTCTCATCTTTTCGGGTATCTTGAAATCGTTCTTGGCAATTTTTGACCTCTGGGTGATCAGGTGCCACTCCATATCGAACTAATCCGAAGGGGCAAGGATTTCTTTCAAACATATCTATTTGGAGAGATGGATCATTGTCTTTGAGTAGATTCAAGGATGTATAAAATCCGGATGGTCCTGCaccaacaacagcaaccTTTTTGGAGAGTCGACAAGCTGTTGTTGAAAGAAATCTTCTTGAAATATATGCAAGTGTGAATCTAGTGAATGTAGGTGTCATACCgttaaaatatatcaacTGTTTCCCTATctcaaaaccaaaaaactaaatttcttcaaaatacCGGAGAAACGAAAGAGTGAGCAGTTGTCAATGATTCTCAAGGATATAATGTAGAAAGATGCACTGAATTGAAGTAAACTGGGGTAAAATCATTATGCTTCtgaaatggaaaatggtGATCCCAACTGATCTgcgtgaaaaaaaaaaagaaaaaaagaaaaccgGTGATAGAATgaaagataataaaattcCGAAGAAAGAATACCGAAAATATGCCTACATCGCAAATACATGGATACCTAACAAATTGTACCACTACAATCATATTAAGTACAGACATTCGAGTCCTCATAAACAATGATATAATCAACATTGAGCCTTCCACGtgtcttatttttttttctttttttaggAAAGTTTTGCATATTCTCTACGCACATCCACAACAGGAAGCCTCATAGAACACCACTGCATATCTCTTAAAAGCTTTTTGGGATCACTATGGCCGGCTGCAAGATTTAACAGCTTGTCATAATCTTGTTGCTGTCGCTTGAACTCCCGCACGACcaaattttcttcaaaatcaacataGAGTCTGGTATCATGTATCCGCACTAGAACATTGTCGACACGCACAAATGATCTTTGTAATACAAGCATACAGTCATGCATCACTCTTATCTTAATATTAAGTGTCGATATTCCGTTATCACCCaattcatcttcaaagaGTGTCATATCGTCAAAGAATAAGATGGGACTATGCTTTGTAAGCTTATCATGCGGAATTGTGTAGCTGTCATCATGAACGAACCCACCTTCGGGCACTGTAAGATCGGTTCCAAAATAATGAGTAGTGTATGTCCAATCATATGGTTTGATGATCTCCATTAgcacatcatcatcgttaTGGTGAGCCTTAGCCCGACTTTTGAACCATTCATCTGCATAGGAGACCTTTAGTATATCCTTATTATCAATACTGACAGTTCTGAGTGCATCAAGAGAATTAAAACAGATATGGAGATTCTTGTTGCTATTCAAAACCTCGACtttgttgtttccaaaaATCATCTCGGGTACAGGAACTCCAAGAATGCTTTCAAAAtgttcaatttcttctttcgtAAGAATTGGCTTTCTGGCAGTATATATCTCCCAGTCATTGATGGATATTGAAGGTGTATCCTTGAACGGAAATGTAGCAGCTGGTGCAGGTATGATAACAGCACCACAATGTGCACAACGTGGGTTCTGACAATTTTGATCATCACATCCCATTGCTGGTACTTGAACTTGAACGTCTTTATCTGTTGTGCTTTGCTCATTTTTATCCGGTGACCTACTTTCGGAACTTTTTTCATCGTGGAAATGACGTGATTGACCATCTTTTGTATCCCGTGAGTTTGAATTAGGCGTTTTAAATCTAGGAGGCATTCTTGAGTTAATTGTTAGCATATGCATACGCCTAGCAGCGTCTATCTGAAATGTATTAAAGGAACTTGCAATCGGTTTTGGATAAAGCCCATCTGGCGCCTTCGTAATCGCTTTTCGACTTGGCTGATTCTCATGGTTTATAACATCATGAGATGAGAAGGTGGGTCCACTCGAGGCTTCGTCTTTTTCACCATTATTGGCTTTTACCATTATTTATATGTATGCGAGCTGGATGCTTCTATTCTCTTATGTCAGTAGGCCTTTCTTAAACGCTAATCGGTGGATGTGAATGTTTAGTTTTCGACCACTGGCTATCGTTAAATTATGGGGATGCAGATGTTAAttagaaatgaaaaggagcgggtcgatcgactgGGGTTCGCCTGAGAGGTGTATGGAATGACAAGACGCACTAAAAATAAACACgagaaacttttttttttttcatgtctctttttattcttgCCCTGAATGCGAATACGGTAGGCGTGCGGCATGCAGAGCTGTCAATAATTAACGCGACAATCACAATAACCAGTACTGAATAGACTAATAGCCAAGCCGAATACAAGCTTGAAATAATCAGATATCGCCGAGGAATATAAGGCTTCTGAGAATATGAAGTTCCTTGCACGAGGTTCGCGGAGCACAGGTGGTCTACAGAGGATTTTCTCGAGATCACCTGGGCTAATTATAATCTCAATTATCATTATGACATCTTTCGTTTACATGTTTTCAAGTTCTGCGTTCAGTAACCCAGGAGAAACACTTGGAACATTTTCCGAAGAAGGCGATG
This region of Brettanomyces bruxellensis chromosome 4, complete sequence genomic DNA includes:
- a CDS encoding uncharacterized protein (BUSCO:EOG092648XW); the encoded protein is MVKANNGEKDEASSGPTFSSHDVINHENQPSRKAITKAPDGLYPKPIASSFNTFQIDAARRMHMLTINSRMPPRFKTPNSNSRDTKDGQSRHFHDEKSSESRSPDKNEQSTTDKDVQVQVPAMGCDDQNCQNPRCAHCGAVIIPAPAATFPFKDTPSISINDWEIYTARKPILTKEEIEHFESILGVPVPEMIFGNNKVEVLNSNKNLHICFNSLDALRTVSIDNKDILKVSYADEWFKSRAKAHHNDDDVLMEIIKPYDWTYTTHYFGTDLTVPEGGFVHDDSYTIPHDKLTKHSPILFFDDMTLFEDELGDNGISTLNIKIRVMHDCMLVLQRSFVRVDNVLVRIHDTRLYVDFEENLVVREFKRQQQDYDKLLNLAAGHSDPKKLLRDMQWCSMRLPVVDVRREYAKLS
- a CDS encoding uncharacterized protein (BUSCO:EOG09261UOJ) codes for the protein MTPTFTRFTLAYISRRFLSTTACRLSKKVAVVGAGPSGFYTSLNLLKDNDPSLQIDMFERNPCPFGLVRYGVAPDHPEVKNCQERFQDTRKDERFKYYGNVTVGIDLKLKELYDNYDIVVYAYGSNKENKLGIPGEDDHPGIINSKAFVGWYNGSPEYKDLDPPLDKVKSVVIIGNGNVAIDIARVLLAPIESHWKMTDISRHAIEQLRKSKVEKVTIVARKGFLESKFTNKEFKELFELYKEGVYFGGWPKQKFVTLQDLKLGRVDKRRLSLVNKYKGLLEKENAGGKTPRRVWYLDYLKSPIGFKVNRADPELLEEVIFRDNSIKIERIPNTRSYRSIITPTEGFSSINCQLVIPSIGYKCKPLPEFKKLGIPFDEKKGVIPNVDGKVIGRNDSYCVGWVANGSRGNINSTVMTSGLLAEIIQEQLNAKNNNIDKPGRKVTEELLGKRNVNVVNWDDWTTIEAFEKMKGKESGKPMEKVTDFKEMLNICK
- the ATP17 gene encoding ATP synthase f chain, mitochondrial precursor (BUSCO:EOG09265FTN) → MSFIFRRSLSTLIPPKIASPANLGSNPAAKRMQNIVSFYSKLPRGHAPTPVAKTLFAKYREKYRNTGKPVFHVTMALLISGYALNYYFVFRHEKGEEGL